The Streptomyces sp. JB150 genomic interval AGATCGACATCGACTTCGTGCTGCACGGGGTCGAGCCGGACTCCGCCACCCCCGCCGGACCCGCCTCGCGGTGGGCCGCCCAAGCCTCCCCGGGTGACCGGGTGCTGGTGCTGGGCCCGGCGGTCGCGGACAACCGGGCGATCCGGTTCCGGCCGCCGGAGGACACCGACCTGGTGGTGCTCTGGGGCGACGAGACCGCGCTCCCGGCGATCGCCGCGATCCTGGAGTCGCTGCCGGCCGGACAGCGGGCCCGGGTGTGGCTGGAGGCGCACTACCCCGGCAACGTCCTGGACCTGGCGAGCGAGGCGGACGCCGAGGTGACGTGGCTGATCCGGGAGCACGACCACGCCACCGAGTCCCCCCTGGCCCTCAGCGCCCTGCGCGACGCCCAACTGCCGCCCGCCGAGCACCCGTACGTCTGGATCGCGGGCGAGTCGGGCTCGGTCAAGGCGCTGCGCCGGCACTTCGTCGGGGAGCGCGGGATCGACCGGCGCCGGGTGACGTTCGTGGGCTACTGGCGACATGGGCTCACCGAGGAACAGTTGCGCGAGCAGGGCGAGTAAGTCCCCGCTGGGTGACGGGGGTTACCGGGGCCCCTTGACCCACTCAACTTAGGTTAGGCTAGCCTAAGTAAGCCGGAGCCCCGGCCCGCCCCGGCCGCTCTTTCCGTCCGCTCGGCCAGTCCCCACCGGAGGACCTCCCCATGCGCTCGCACCTGCTCAATGACACGACCGCGGAGCAGTACCGCCGCTCCGTGACCGAAGGAGTCGAGCGGGTGGCCGCCAAACTCGCCACCACCCAGCGCCCGTTCACCGGCGTCACGGTCGACGACCTGACCCCCGTCATCGAGCGGATCGACCTGGACCGGCCGCTGCACGACACCACGGCGGTCCTCGACGAACTGGAGGACGTCTACCTCCGGGACGCGATCTACTTCCACCACCCCCGCTACCTCGCCCACCTCAACTGCCCCGTCGTCATCCCGGCCGTGCTGGGCGAGGCCATCCTCTCCGCCGTCAACTCCTCCCTGGACACCTGGGACCAGTCGGCCGGCGGCACCTTGATCGAGCGCAAGCTCGTCGACTGGACCGCCGCCCGCATCGGGCTCGGCGAGAACGCCGACGGCGTCTTCACCTCCGGCGGCAGCCAGTCCAACCTCCAGGCGCTGCTGCTCGCCCGCGAGGAGGCCAAGACCGGCGACCTCGGGAAACTGCGCATCTTCGCCTCCGAGGTCAGCCACTTCAGCGTGAAGAAGTCGGCGAGACTGCTCGGCCTCGGCCAGGACGCCGTCGTGTCGATCCCCGTCGACCACGAGAAGCGCCTGCAGACCGTCGCGCTCGCCCACGAGCTGGAGCGCTGTGCGAAGGACGGCCTGGTCCCCATGGCCGTCGTCGCCACCGCCGGCACCACCGACTTCGGGTCCATCGACCCGCTCCCCGAGATCGCCGAGCTGTGCGAGCAGTACGGCACCTGGATGCACGTCGACGCCGCCTACGGCTGCGGACTGCTCACCTCGCTGAAGCGCCGCGACCTGCTGACGGGCATCGAGCGGGCCGACTCGGTCACCGTCGACTACCACAAGTCCTTCTTCCAGCCGGTGAGTTCCTCCGCCCTGCTGGTCCGCGACGCGGCCACGCTGCGGCACGCCACCTACCACGCGGAGTACCTGAACCCGCGCCGGATGGTGCAGGAACGTATCCCCAACCAGGTGGACAAGTCCCTCCAGACCACCCGCCGCTTCGACGCCCTCAAGCTGTGGGTCACCCTGCGGGTGATGGGCGCCGACGGCATCGGACAGCTCTTCGACGAGGTCTGCGACCTCGCGCAGGAGGGCTGGAAGCTGCTGGCCGCCGACCCGCGCTACGACGTCGTCGTCGAGCCCCGCCTGTCCACCCTGGTCTTCCGCTACATCCCGGCCACCGTCACCGACCCCGCCGAGATCGACCGCGCCAACCTCTACGCGCGCAAGGCCCTGTTCGCCTCGGGCGAGGCCATCGTCGCGGGCACCAAGGTGAACGGCCGCCACTACCTGAAGTTCACCCTGCTCAACCCTGAGACGAAGGCGTCCGACATCGCCGCCGTCCTCGACCTGATCGCCGGCCACGCCGAGCAGTACCTGGGAGACTCCCTTGACCGCGCTTCCTGAATCCACCACCAAGACCTACGACTTCGTGGGGATCGGACTCGGGCCCTTCAACCTCGGCCTCGCCTGCCTCACCGAGCCGATCGACGCACTCGACGGCGTCTTCCTGGAGTCGAAGCCCGACTTCGAGTGGCACGCCGGCATGTTCCTCGACGGCGCCCACCTCCAGACCCCGTTCATGTCGGACCTGGTCACCCTGGCCGACCCGACCTCGCCGTACTCCTTCCTGAACTACCTGAAGGAGAAGGGCCGGCTGTACTCGTTCTACATCCGCGAGAACTTCTACCCGCTGCGCGTCGAGTACGACGACTACTGCCGCTGGGCCGCCGGCAAGCTGAGCAGCGTCCGCTTCAACACAACCGTCACCGAGGTGACGTACGACGAGGGCGACGAGCTGTACGGGGTGACGACGGCCGCCGGTGAGACGTACCGCGCCCGCCACCTGGTCCTCGGCACCGGCACCCCGCCCTACATCCCGGAGTCCTGCCGGGGCCTGGGCGGCGACTTCATCCACAACTCGCGCTACGCCCAGCACCGGGCCGAGCTGGTGAAGAAGGAGTCGATCACGCTCGTCGGCTCCGGCCAGTCCGCCGCCGAGATCTACTACGACCTGCTCTCCGAGATCGACGTCCACGGCTACCGGCTGAACTGGGTCACCCGCTCCCCGCGGTTCTTCCCGCTGGAGTACACCAAGCTCACCCTGGAGATGACCTCCCCGGAGTACATCGACTACTTCCGGGCGCTGCCCGAGGCGACCCGCTACCGCCTCACCCAGCAGCAGAAGGGCCTGTTCAAGGGCATCGACGGCGACCTGATCAACGAGATCTTCGACCTGCT includes:
- a CDS encoding lysine N(6)-hydroxylase/L-ornithine N(5)-oxygenase family protein, which codes for MTALPESTTKTYDFVGIGLGPFNLGLACLTEPIDALDGVFLESKPDFEWHAGMFLDGAHLQTPFMSDLVTLADPTSPYSFLNYLKEKGRLYSFYIRENFYPLRVEYDDYCRWAAGKLSSVRFNTTVTEVTYDEGDELYGVTTAAGETYRARHLVLGTGTPPYIPESCRGLGGDFIHNSRYAQHRAELVKKESITLVGSGQSAAEIYYDLLSEIDVHGYRLNWVTRSPRFFPLEYTKLTLEMTSPEYIDYFRALPEATRYRLTQQQKGLFKGIDGDLINEIFDLLYQKNLGGPVPTRLLTNSALTSASYDNGTYTLGFRQEEQEKDFELTSDGLILATGYRYVEPEFLRPIRDRLVYDAQGSFDVGRNYAIDVTGRGVFLQNAGVHTHSITSPDLGMGAYRNSYIIRELLGSEYYPVEKTIAFQEFAV
- a CDS encoding siderophore-interacting protein, with product MSTAVAAPFRFFSLHVVRTERLGPSLVRVSFAGDDLAGFHSDGCDQSLSLFLPHPGQEAPVVPVELGEDWWKGWMALPGDVRAVMRSYTLRSLRRDPDEIDIDFVLHGVEPDSATPAGPASRWAAQASPGDRVLVLGPAVADNRAIRFRPPEDTDLVVLWGDETALPAIAAILESLPAGQRARVWLEAHYPGNVLDLASEADAEVTWLIREHDHATESPLALSALRDAQLPPAEHPYVWIAGESGSVKALRRHFVGERGIDRRRVTFVGYWRHGLTEEQLREQGE
- the desA gene encoding lysine decarboxylase DesA; translation: MRSHLLNDTTAEQYRRSVTEGVERVAAKLATTQRPFTGVTVDDLTPVIERIDLDRPLHDTTAVLDELEDVYLRDAIYFHHPRYLAHLNCPVVIPAVLGEAILSAVNSSLDTWDQSAGGTLIERKLVDWTAARIGLGENADGVFTSGGSQSNLQALLLAREEAKTGDLGKLRIFASEVSHFSVKKSARLLGLGQDAVVSIPVDHEKRLQTVALAHELERCAKDGLVPMAVVATAGTTDFGSIDPLPEIAELCEQYGTWMHVDAAYGCGLLTSLKRRDLLTGIERADSVTVDYHKSFFQPVSSSALLVRDAATLRHATYHAEYLNPRRMVQERIPNQVDKSLQTTRRFDALKLWVTLRVMGADGIGQLFDEVCDLAQEGWKLLAADPRYDVVVEPRLSTLVFRYIPATVTDPAEIDRANLYARKALFASGEAIVAGTKVNGRHYLKFTLLNPETKASDIAAVLDLIAGHAEQYLGDSLDRAS